DNA from Corynebacterium aurimucosum ATCC 700975:
TAGCCCATAATCACCTCGGAGACGCGGGTGTTACCGTCCACAAAGCTGATACGGTCGCCCGGCTTCCAGCCCGGTACTACACGCCCATCGGGGCGGCGCATATCATCCCCGAACACTACACTTTGGTGGTGCCCTGGGGTGAGGCTCATGCTAGTTGTACCCTGGGAAGCCGCCCACTCGCGGGCAATATCAGCGGTAGGGTTCGTACCCCCTGTGGAGGAAAGACTCATGTATTTCTCCCGCAGGAAGAAAGGCCCGGCCGCCTCAATATTCACCCGCCCCCCGGCCCTACTGAAGGACACATCGGTCCCGTCAATCGTGGCGTGGGGCTGAACGTCCACGTCCAGGCGCTCCACCGCCCCCGGCATCGTAGCCGAGGAAGGCAGCAACGCCTTAGCCTTATCGCCCTCCGCCGAGGTCACAGTCCCCTGCGGTTTAAGCACACCCGACTCTAGGGCGGCAATAGTTTGCGCGTCCAACTGGCCGCCACCAATGAGCATCGCCCCATCGGGTGCGGTTTCCGTAGTGGCCCACCGCTTCAGCCCACCACCGGGCGCGGAGGAAAACACGACTCCACGCCTATCCCGGCCTGCGTGCTGCCACACCAAAACGCCCGGCGTTTGGGGCTGCCCGTACTCCGTTGGCGCGTAGCGCTTATTATCGGCCCGGAACTCCTCCGGGGTGGCCAGCACCCAGCCCGCTCCATCTTTCCAGGCGTAGGCCTCACCCTTACCTATCTTCCCTAGTGCCTCCGCGACACTACCTATAGCCTCACCCTGGGTAGTTCTCACCAGGCCGTCGGAAATAGATGCCTTAAGGGCGGGGGTTTCCTTGAAAGTTCCCGCCGCCCAGTGGGTCACGAAATGCGGGCGTCCGGCCTGCGCCCCAGGGGCAACACTAATCCGGTCGCGGCTAATCACGTGCACGCCGGCCGGGTCAACCTCGGCGTAGTAGCCGACAGGGCGCTCCACTACCGTCTCGAACGGCACCCAGCAGATACCGTCCATCGGCTCGGCTAGTAGGGCGCCATCCCCCACCTGGCCCCTACCGGCCCAAGAGTTATCCGGCATAGGGGGAACATCCAGCGGCACGGCGGCACCGTATACGCGGGGGTTTATTGACGCCATCGGCCACACCCCCTTCCCAAGTTGGGCCTTAGCCCAATCGCGTTCCATCGGCCCCTCATAGTGGAGGGCCGTACCGACCCCGGGAATAGCCTCACCGGGCAGCAGCTTACGCACCTGCACAAAAGAATCAGACCCGGCCAGCGGCTCCTCCAAAAGACCGGCCACGTAATCCTCGGTGCGCACCTCCACCTGCACCGGGTCCCCCGCGTGGTCAATCAGCACATAGGTTGGAAGCCCGGTGCGCACCGCGCCACGCGCAATAAGCTTATGGGTTACCTCCCCCAACGGTCCCTCCTCCACATCTGAGGAACCATCCGCCGCCGACGCCACAGGGCCGCGCCCCAACATGCGGTGAAAGTGCTTCGTCTCTGACTGAACCGTCACCCGCAGGTATCGGGTGCCATCTGCCTCCTGCCCCGTCTCGGTGGACTCCACGTAGCCGTCCCAGCGCACACCATTCACCTCGAAGGTGACTGGTACTGGCACATGGCGGGCGGCGCGTAGCCGGGAAGCCCTCGGGTGGTCTTCCGCAAGGCGAATCTCACCTGTGTCCACGCCCCAATCCTCACGCCACTGGAGGTTAATCTCCTCCCAAGGGGCGAGGCTCCACCACTGGGACATTGACACATCCCAGACGCGGGCGTCGATGACTTCATGGCGGGGGGTGTGCTTGACTACCATGCTCGGCTAAACTCCGGTATCCACTCGATAACACATTTAAAGTCACTACCCGGGCTTACCACGTCAACCTCCACCTGGCCGATACCATCCACCGGATGAACCGGGTTAGGCCAGAACGGGACAACAGCGCTAAAGTCCGGCTCACCAGAAAGGTTAGTGACGTACCGCCGCTCGGGGTGGGAGTCAATAGCCCACCCAGCAGCACGATAGGGTAATTCTTGCCAAGTATCTTTAGCGGTCAGCCTCAGCCTGGCGCTTTTATATCTCCCCGAGATACGGAATGAAGGCCAAATGTCCGTATCCCCGTCTATAAGTATAGGGATAAGACCGTACAGGTCCCCCGGCCCAAGCTCCAGACGCTCCCTAAACCTGCGTGTCGTATCTCCGGAGAACTCCAGGATTACGCTAAGCTTCGCGACCTTCGCCCCGCCCGGAGACTGGAACCACTCAATTTTTGAAACATCCTGAGTCCGCGCCCGGTACCACCTATGCCCCCACTCCGCCGAGGTAATAGACAACCCAACAGCCTCACTCCCATCCCCTAGGGAGGACAGGAGACGGTTAACATCGCCACGCACATTACGGCCGCGCACAACAAGGCCCAGACGGAGAGTATTCTGCGTAACGCTTGTACCCCGCCACACCCCCGACGCCCCATCCCAAAGGTGCTTCTTCGCCATGCCAGAAAGCCCGTCCGGTACATCGTCCAGGAAGACGCCTTCGCGCTTCCTACGCGGACGGCTAAGCGCCAAAGGCTCCCCGTCTACACCCCACAGGGTGATACGAAACTTTTTATCCCAAGCAATACTCACAGCCTGTCTCCCTATCTATTCTTCACCATCGAGGACAGGCCACTAAGCACCTTGTCCTCCAGCTTGGCGTTCACGGTCACCGCGCCCGTGAACTGCGTATCAATACGGGTCGTATCCCCGGCGCCGCCAATCTGGGTGAGGACGGCCTGGGCCGCGTCCTCGTAGGCGCGGCGGCGGTTGGCCTCCATCCCGGCCTGGGCTGAGCGCTGGGCGGCCTGCTGCGCGCCCTCCACAACACTGTCTGCAAGCTGGCGGGCGTACCGCCCTCCCACCGCAGTCTCCGGCAGCCCCTCTATGAGGCCGTTGGCGGCGGCAGCATCAGCGGCGGTGTCCTTCGGTGCCAGGGTTGGCTCCACCAAGGCGCGCATCTTATCCAGGTTGCGCCAGCCCTGCTCAACATTGAGGGATGACCACTCCCCCACCTCGTCGCGGGTCACGCCACCAAACCCGCCTGCTGAGGCGGCGGCGCGCATACCGGCCTCAAGGTCTTGGCCCCAGCCGGAGCCGCCGAGCGTCATAAGCACAGAGCGTTTCTTGTCATCCAGCAGGCTGTTGTTGGTGTCCAGCCTGTTGTTAACACCGGCCAGCTGGGAGTTCTCCTGTTGAAGCTCCGCCAGCTGCTGCTTCAGGGTCTGGGCCATTTCCGCCAGCTCATTCTTGCGCGGGTTAATCGTGTTCACCCGGTTAAGGTCGCGGCGGGCCTTGTCAAGCTCCAGCTTCTTCCGGCGGCGGTTAATGTCAGCCTCCGCCTTCGCCGCCAACAGTTCGGCAGCCTCGGCCCCATACTTGGCTGTCATCTGCTTCTTGTACAGGGGCAAGTTGAACAGTCCGCTGGTGGCGTCAAACATTCCCGCCACATCATCACCGGAGCCACCGGCAGCACCCACAAGGGCACCAGCGACCACACCAGCGGCAAGGCCGCCACGAGCGGTATCAACCCGTCGTTTATCGTCCTTCGATAGGGAGTCGTATTCCTTCTTTGCCTGCTCCTTGTAAGCCTTCTCCTGGGCGCGGCCCTCAGCCACACTGGTGGCACCCTTCGTCAAGCTACCAAGACCCCTAACACCCAACGCCAACGCTGCCGGGAGTGCTGCGCCGCCCGTGGCAACGGTCATCGCCAACGCTGCACCAAGCTGGGCAATACCGCCAAGAATGCCAGCCGCGCCCTTGGCCTGCTTTTGCTTGCCTTCCTGCTCCTTAGCCAAAGCGCTAGCAGAGTTACCCAGCACACCGGCGGCCTCAGCCGCTGATTGGGCGAGCTTCATCGTGGCGACGGAAAGCCGCTCCGAGGTGAGCTTGGCTATCTCCTGCGAATAGTTCAGGTCTGCGGTAGCTTCCTCCACCGCAACCTTGCGGTTGAACTCCGCCTCAGCCGAAGCGGCGCGGCTAGCGTCAAGATTCATCTCCGCCACCGCCACACTAGAAGCAGAGAGCATAGCTACACGGTCAGCATCGGTAGCCCTCTGCGCCACGTCGAGAATGCCCTTCTGCCTAAGCCCCGCAAGGTCAATCTCAGCACTCCCGGCGTTCTGGGCGTGCTCGTGGCGGGCCATAGCAAGGTCATACTCGGCCTGCTGCTGCGCTAGCACATCATCATGGCGGGCCTGCTGATTCTGCCGCTCCAGCTCACGCAACGCCTGCGCCGCGTCCACAGCGCCACGCTTGGCCTGAACATCCGCCAGCTCAGCCTCAAGGCGCTCATCTGCCACCTTGTTAGCCCGGTCCATGTTCTCCGCCATGAGGCCCATGGTGTCCGCCACACGACCCATACCCTCAGCCAAGGTATCCGCAAGGGAGGCGGCGGCCTTAATCGGCGCTACAGTCAGGGCAGCGTTGTACCGAATCTGGGCGTCATTGACCTCAGCGATGGCTTCCTTCTCGGCCTGGCGCGCCTCAACAAGATCCTGCTCCGCCTCAGCGATACGCTGCGCCGACTTCACATCATTCTCGTCGGCCTTCTCCTTGAGGTCGCGGATCTTCTTCTCCGCCTTCTCAATATCGTCGGCACGCTTCGCCGCCGTGTAGGACTTAGTGAGTTCCTTACTCTTGGCCTTCTCCAGGTTCTTGTAGGCCTCTGCAAGCTTCTCGGTCGCATCCTTATCCGACTTGGAGGCGTTCTTACGAAGCTCCGCCAGCTTCTCCTCCGCCTCGGTGATTTCCATGGAGGCGTTCTTGCGGTTGGTCTGCGCCTCCCCAAGCTCGTTGAAGGCGGCCAAGGTGTCTTCGTTGACCCTCAGCCACACATCCCAGTTGGGTGTCTTGGCGTTCAGGGCGGCCTCAACCTGCGCGGCGATACCGCCCTTACCCAAAGCACCTTCCAGCTGCTTGGCGATGCCGAGAATCTGCTTGGTTGCAGGCTCGCCAAGGGTCTGCCTGTAGCTATTCTGTCCAACGAACGGGTTAGCAAAGCCGAACGCTTGATCCACCATTGACTGCGGCACGCCGTACTGGTCGGCGTACTGGCGGGCTTGCGCCCTATTAGCAGCCCCCAAGGAGCCGCCAACGGTGGCTGTAACACGGTTGGAGGCAAGGCCTGGAGCGTGGAAAGTTTTACCCGCCTCGGGTGCCGAAACGTTCTTCCAGGAGGCCCGAGCGCGGGCACCACCACCGGCAACATCGGCAATGTCCCCAATGTCGGTGCCGTAGCCGTCAGTCTCCCCAAGGTCGCCAGTCATCCCATTGCCGCTGTCCTTATCGGAGCCGGGCAGGTACATGAAGTTGGTGAAGCCGCGCCCATCCAAAGGCCCGGCAGCACCGCCAATCGTCATACCCTGCCCGGTGTTGCCACCCGACTCAATAAACGTTCCATCCGGCAGCATCATGGCGGTGTGGCCATTGGCGCCGCCGCCGTAGTCATACCAGCCCACCACAAGCTCGTTGCCGTTGCCGCGACCGGACTTGAAGCCCTTGGCAGCCAGCCATGCGCCCTCATTGACGGTGGACATGCGGGAGTCGAACGGGTCAAGCCCAAGGTAGGTGTTCACGCCTGCGGACACTGCACCCGAGCAGTCAAACGACGAAGGGCTGAATCCGCCCATCACATAGGGCCCGTTGTTGTACGGGGCAAGGATGCTTTTGACTTCTTCCGACTTGGTGCGCCCGCCCGTCTCAAGGGCGGGGAGTTCATGCGCCAGGTTGGCCATAATGCCACGGGGGTCGTTGGCGTTAATCGCCGCGAGGGTGCCGTTGAACTTCTCGCTGGACTTGTCGTTAATCACCCACTCGTTGCGGTTGACGCGGGCAATGGGGAATCCGTCATCTGTGACGCCCATGAAGCCGTCCACAATGTTGGTGCCAGGACCGGTGCCGGGCAGCCTGTAGCCAGTGTTTCCACCAATCGCTAGGGCTGGTATCTGCCCGCCGTGCTCACGGCTCAGCCACTGGCCAACCTTCCTACCCACGAAGGTTACCGTGGTGGTCATCGGGCGGGTGAGCATACCAATCATGTCCATCATGGCGCGGGCCTTCGCCATGAACGACGAATTATCCATATCCGACTTCGGGGTGGGGCGCTGCTCCCCAAGGTTCGCGGTCTTCACCAAAGCATCCGACACACCAGCATCAAGCAGGGACTTCTCAAGGTCGGCGGTGGGCACAGCCTTCTCCTGGCTCAGCATGTTCAGCTCACCAACGGATACATCCTTGCCCTGGAGGAGCTTCTCAATAATCAGGTCGGCTTCGGGGGATACGTCCAGCCCGTCCAGCTCCTCACCAATGGCGCGGGCCTGCTCGGCATTCAGTCCGAACTCGGTCGTATCCAGCTCGGCTGTGGCCTTGGCGTGCAGCCCGTCAATCTCGTCCACCTTGGAGTGAAGATCGTCCAGCTCCTCGATGTTCACATCAGCGGTAGAAGTGATCTCGATGTTGCCGTTGGGTAGGTGCTCAATCTTGTAGCCCATGTCCTCGAGGGCAAGCACCACAGCGGGGTCTGGCGGGGCAATCTCAACGGAGTTGCCTTCCTTCAATCCGGCCAGCCCGGTCTCCAGCTTGGCTATCTGCTGCTCAACCGTGTCCGCGCCCTTCATTTCAAGCGGGAGGGCGAGGACTTCACGGGTGATGCCGTAGGACTGCATCAGGTTCTGGAACTGCTCCTCGGTCAGGCCTAGGGCGTTGCGTAGCCCCTCCATGTTGTCGGCCTGCAAGGCAAAGATTTCATCCACATCAACCCCAGCCACAGCGGCCTCCGCCATACTGTCACCAAGCTCAGTAATCATGGATACAGCCTTCGCGCCGGAGCTGGTAGTGGCGTCAATCGTGCCGTCGGGGTCAAGCTCAATCGGCCCAACCTCGGCCACAGCCTTGGCAAGGGCCTCAACCTGCTCAGCCTGCTGCTCAATATCCCCCACAAGGGCGGCCTGCGCCTGGTCCTTACTCAACGCGCCACCAGACATTTCATCCATGATGCGCTTCAGAGCGGAAAGCTTATCCTCAGCCGAGGCCGCCTCGTCCGCCAGCACACCAATGGACTCGCCAATGGCCTGGAAGGCGGGGTCGGCACTACGCGCCGCATCAATAGCCATTTCGTACTCGTGGCGTGCAGACTCAAGGTCTGCCACAGCCTTCTGGGCGGCTTCACCCTGGTCATTCCACCAGTGCCCCTCGACACTATTGAGCTGCGCGATAACGTCTTTGTATTCCTGGCCGCCCCGGGCCACAATCTCGCCCAGGTCTTCCCAATCCTTACCCTGGGCCTTCAGAGCGTCGCCGGTGAGGAGGCTGGCCTCACCCATAATCTCGGCCTGCTTAATGGTCTCCTGCCACGCCTTGCTCTGGCTTGAGCCGAGTAACCCGGCCACATCAACGGCCTTAATGGCTTCACCGCGCCAGCCTGCCATGGTTTCACCGTTCATGCGGATGCTGGCGGTGTAGCCCTCAGCCACCAGCTTGGCGTCTTCGAACTGTTCCTTGGTGAATGGGGCGTGGGTGCCTGCGAGGGCACTATTGAGCCGTTCCTGCGCTTCAGCCGCCGACCGTGTGGCGTCCTTGTAGTCTTCCTGCGCCTGCGAGGCCCTCCGGTTGAAGGCGATAACGTCAGTTATGACAGCCGTCGCGGCTGCCAGGGCAATGCCCCACGGCCCGCCGAACATGTCCATCACGCCCATACCGGCAGCCTTGAGCTTAGACATGCCAGCGGCAGCTACGCCGCCCTGCCCGCCGAGGACGCGCATGGCGGCACCGGCGCGGCTCATCTCGGGGTTGGCTTGCCGCATGTAGCCGTAGGCCTCCGACATGGAGGAGCCAAAGATTTTAAGGCTTGACTTGGTGTTAGCGAAGGACTCAGCCAGCTTGGTTACCGCGTTTGCGCCCCGCTCGGTGCGAAGAAGCTTCATCGCCATATTCACCGCACCAAGGGCGACGGCGGTGTCCTTCACCGGGCCGGGCAGCTTGCCCCACAGCTCCACCGTCTTGCCCAAGCCGTCCATCGAGGTACCGGCCAGGCCCGCCATACTGGAGGCGAACGCCTCAATCTTGGGGGCGGCGGCGTCAAGGGCGTCTACCGCGCCGTTGCCCATGCGCACCAGCTGGTCATCCACCTGGTCGAACACGCCGAGGGAGAGGTCCTCCATGGTGTTCTGCACGCGCTCCCACACGCCCGGCAAGCCCTGTGTCTGTGCTGCGGCGACCTCAGCGGCCTGCCCCTGCCTGGTGACGGCTTCCTTGAGCGTGTCGAAGCCCTCAGAGCCTTGCACCGCAGCGACACCGGCAAGGCGCATAGCATCCGAGCCGAACAGCACGGCGGTGGCCGCCTGGTACTGCTCCTCCGTCATCGACTCCGAGGCAGATTTGAGTTGCCCCAGGAGGTCAGACATGCCAACAAACTTGCCGTTGGCGTCGTACACCGTAAGGCCCAGCTCCTCAATCGCCGCCTGTGCCGGTTTACCCTGGTCCGTCAGCGCCAGCATCGCAGACTTCAGCAGAGTACCGGCGTCGGAGCCTTGAATACCGGCGTTAGCCAGCATCGCTAGGGACGTGGCGGTGTCGTCAATAGTCAGGCCAAACTGGTTGGCCACGGTACCGGCCTGCTGAAGGCCTTGCGCGATACCAGTCATCTCAGCCGAGGAAGCATTAGCCGCACCGGCCAGAATGTCGGACACCCGAGCCGCCTCGTCAGCCCCAAGGTTGAACGCCTGCAGCGCTTGGGATTGGATAGTCGCCGCGTCTGCCGCCTCAACCTGCGCCGCAGCCGCCAGCTGAAGGGTGCCCTTCGCCGCCGTCATCGACTGCT
Protein-coding regions in this window:
- a CDS encoding phage tail tape measure protein — its product is MAALDLGDLGFKITVETGEFDRAMGRVEQAARKVDKQLDNTGKKKLSVKADGGQLDKLQSSARDAAGALDQVGSKRVAPSVETGGLGQVKTAAAEAAGSMGELNSHAGETGSVFSGAAGGIAKFVGAAVSLGSIATAAKAVASAGMDFQSQMNTLSAVSGATGAQLAAVGTKARELGTDASLTATSASDAAAAMTELAKGGFTVEQSMTAAKGTLQLAAAAQVEAADAATIQSQALQAFNLGADEAARVSDILAGAANASSAEMTGIAQGLQQAGTVANQFGLTIDDTATSLAMLANAGIQGSDAGTLLKSAMLALTDQGKPAQAAIEELGLTVYDANGKFVGMSDLLGQLKSASESMTEEQYQAATAVLFGSDAMRLAGVAAVQGSEGFDTLKEAVTRQGQAAEVAAAQTQGLPGVWERVQNTMEDLSLGVFDQVDDQLVRMGNGAVDALDAAAPKIEAFASSMAGLAGTSMDGLGKTVELWGKLPGPVKDTAVALGAVNMAMKLLRTERGANAVTKLAESFANTKSSLKIFGSSMSEAYGYMRQANPEMSRAGAAMRVLGGQGGVAAAGMSKLKAAGMGVMDMFGGPWGIALAAATAVITDVIAFNRRASQAQEDYKDATRSAAEAQERLNSALAGTHAPFTKEQFEDAKLVAEGYTASIRMNGETMAGWRGEAIKAVDVAGLLGSSQSKAWQETIKQAEIMGEASLLTGDALKAQGKDWEDLGEIVARGGQEYKDVIAQLNSVEGHWWNDQGEAAQKAVADLESARHEYEMAIDAARSADPAFQAIGESIGVLADEAASAEDKLSALKRIMDEMSGGALSKDQAQAALVGDIEQQAEQVEALAKAVAEVGPIELDPDGTIDATTSSGAKAVSMITELGDSMAEAAVAGVDVDEIFALQADNMEGLRNALGLTEEQFQNLMQSYGITREVLALPLEMKGADTVEQQIAKLETGLAGLKEGNSVEIAPPDPAVVLALEDMGYKIEHLPNGNIEITSTADVNIEELDDLHSKVDEIDGLHAKATAELDTTEFGLNAEQARAIGEELDGLDVSPEADLIIEKLLQGKDVSVGELNMLSQEKAVPTADLEKSLLDAGVSDALVKTANLGEQRPTPKSDMDNSSFMAKARAMMDMIGMLTRPMTTTVTFVGRKVGQWLSREHGGQIPALAIGGNTGYRLPGTGPGTNIVDGFMGVTDDGFPIARVNRNEWVINDKSSEKFNGTLAAINANDPRGIMANLAHELPALETGGRTKSEEVKSILAPYNNGPYVMGGFSPSSFDCSGAVSAGVNTYLGLDPFDSRMSTVNEGAWLAAKGFKSGRGNGNELVVGWYDYGGGANGHTAMMLPDGTFIESGGNTGQGMTIGGAAGPLDGRGFTNFMYLPGSDKDSGNGMTGDLGETDGYGTDIGDIADVAGGGARARASWKNVSAPEAGKTFHAPGLASNRVTATVGGSLGAANRAQARQYADQYGVPQSMVDQAFGFANPFVGQNSYRQTLGEPATKQILGIAKQLEGALGKGGIAAQVEAALNAKTPNWDVWLRVNEDTLAAFNELGEAQTNRKNASMEITEAEEKLAELRKNASKSDKDATEKLAEAYKNLEKAKSKELTKSYTAAKRADDIEKAEKKIRDLKEKADENDVKSAQRIAEAEQDLVEARQAEKEAIAEVNDAQIRYNAALTVAPIKAAASLADTLAEGMGRVADTMGLMAENMDRANKVADERLEAELADVQAKRGAVDAAQALRELERQNQQARHDDVLAQQQAEYDLAMARHEHAQNAGSAEIDLAGLRQKGILDVAQRATDADRVAMLSASSVAVAEMNLDASRAASAEAEFNRKVAVEEATADLNYSQEIAKLTSERLSVATMKLAQSAAEAAGVLGNSASALAKEQEGKQKQAKGAAGILGGIAQLGAALAMTVATGGAALPAALALGVRGLGSLTKGATSVAEGRAQEKAYKEQAKKEYDSLSKDDKRRVDTARGGLAAGVVAGALVGAAGGSGDDVAGMFDATSGLFNLPLYKKQMTAKYGAEAAELLAAKAEADINRRRKKLELDKARRDLNRVNTINPRKNELAEMAQTLKQQLAELQQENSQLAGVNNRLDTNNSLLDDKKRSVLMTLGGSGWGQDLEAGMRAAASAGGFGGVTRDEVGEWSSLNVEQGWRNLDKMRALVEPTLAPKDTAADAAAANGLIEGLPETAVGGRYARQLADSVVEGAQQAAQRSAQAGMEANRRRAYEDAAQAVLTQIGGAGDTTRIDTQFTGAVTVNAKLEDKVLSGLSSMVKNR